From a region of the Tachyglossus aculeatus isolate mTacAcu1 unplaced genomic scaffold, mTacAcu1.pri scaffold_1_arrow_ctg1, whole genome shotgun sequence genome:
- the LOC119923496 gene encoding olfactory receptor 1468-like, whose amino-acid sequence MEMENQSHITEFILLGLRTPPGQKELCFMLFLALYLVTIAGNLLIILAIGSDSHLHSPMYFFLANLSCADICFSSITVPKMLVNMQTDNPAISYTGCLSQIYFFLLFGDLDNFLLAVMAYDRYVAICQPLSSVTTMSPRLSALMVVTCWVLTAVHALVHTLLVVRLSFCTDRVVPHFFCDLSTLVHLSCSDISVNKLVIITVGAAVVVGPFLGILVSYTHIFCTVLRVPSVRGLHRGISTCGSHLVVVSLFFGTVIGLYLCPSPSHSEEQGSVVALLYTVVTPLLNPFIYSLRNHALLQALCRTLSTFC is encoded by the coding sequence ATGGAGATGGAGAACCAGAGCCACATCACTGAGTTCATCCTGCTGGGGCTACGCACCCCGCCAGGGCAAAAAGAGCTGTGCTTCATGCTGTTTCTAGCTCTGTACCTGGTCACCATAGCGGGGAACCTGCTTATCATCCTGGCCATCGGCAGTGACTCACACCTCcactcccccatgtacttctttcttgccAACCTATCCTGTGCTGACATCTGCTTCTcctccatcactgtccccaagatgctggtcaacATGCAGACAGACAACCCAGCCATCTCCTACACTGGATGCCTGAGCCAGATCTACTTTTTCCTGTTATTTGGAGATCTGGACAATTTCCTCTTGGCTGTAATGGCATACGACCGCTATGTAGCCATCTGCCAGCCCCTGAGTTCTGTCACAACCATGAGCCCCCGGCTTTCTGCACTGATGGTGGTCACCTGCTGGGTCCTCACTGCTGTCCATGCACTGGTCCACACCCTCCTGGTGGTTCGGTTGTCCTTCTGCACAGACAGGGTGGTcccccacttcttctgtgacttATCCACTCTGGTGCATCTCTCCTGCTCTGACATCTCTGTCAACAAACTGGTCATCATCACTGTAGGGGCAGCAGTGGTGGTGGGACCGTTCTTGGGTATCCTGGTCTCCTACACCCACATCTTCTGTACAGTCCTGAGAGTTCCCTCTGTCCGGGGTCTGCATCGAGGcatctccacctgtggctcccaCCTGGTCGTCGTGTCCCTTTTCTTTGGGACTGTAATTGGCCTTTATCTTTGCCCGTCCCCTAGCCACTCAGAGGAGCAGGGCTCTGTGGTGGCTTTGCTGTACACGGTAGTAACCCCATTGCTCAACCCCTTTATCTACAGCCTGCGCAACCATGCCCTGCTCCAGGCACTGTGCCGGACCCTGAGCACGTTCTGCTGA